The following proteins come from a genomic window of Ovis canadensis isolate MfBH-ARS-UI-01 breed Bighorn chromosome 22, ARS-UI_OviCan_v2, whole genome shotgun sequence:
- the PAOX gene encoding peroxisomal N(1)-acetyl-spermine/spermidine oxidase isoform X5, whose protein sequence is MPTRGAGRAGTPCPTSPRPSPFHLWPRPSPFHLWPRPSPLSPPARPLAPFFLRPRPSPLSSSGPAPRPSSSGSATPLAPPRIPAPALVSSRLHEPPSGGDSPEPPGTAAMQSGGRQAEAPGRGPRVLVVGGGIAGLGAAQRLCHHPAFSHLRVLEATARAGGRIRSEHSFGGVVEVGAHWIHGPSEGNPVFRLAAKYGLLGEKALSEENQLIETGGHVGLPSVSYASSGVSVSLELVAEMARLFHGLIDQTREFLQAAETTPPSVGEYLKEKIRQHMASWTEDEETKKLKLAILKNLFNVECCVSGTHSMDLVALAPFGEYTVLPGLDCTFPEGYQGLTDCIMASLPKDVMVFDKPVKTIHWNGSFQEASAPGETFPVLVECEDGDCFPAHHVVVTVPLGFLKKHLDTFFEPPLPTEKVEAIRKIGFGTNNKIFLEFKEPFWEPDCQHIQVVWEDTSPLEDAAPALHDAWFKKLIGFWVLPPFHRASHVLCGFIAGLESEFMETLSDEDVLRSLTKVLRRVTGNPRLPAPRSVLRSCWHSAPYTRGSYSYVAVGSSGDDMDRLAQPLPSDGKGAQTLSHYGSAAVYKGASLVAQW, encoded by the exons ATGCCCACGCGGGGGGCGGGCCGGGCTGGAACTCCTTGCCCCACCTCGCCCCGCCCCTCGCCCTTTCACCTCTGGCCCCGCCCCTCGCCCTTTCACCTCTGGCCCCGCCCCTCGCCCCTTTCACCTCCCGCCCGGCCCCTCGCCCCCTTCTTCCTccggccccgcccctcgcccCTTTCCTCCTCTGGCCCCGCCCCTCGCCCGTCCTCCTCCGGCTCTGCCACGCCCCTTGCCCCTCCCCGAATCCCCGCCCCTGCTCTGGTCTCTTCCCGGCTCCACGAACCTCCTAGCGGCGGGGACTCTCCGGAACCGCCCGGGACGGCGGCGATGCAGTCGGGTGGTCGTCAGGCGGAGGCCCCGGGCCGCGGCCCGCGGGTGCTGGTGGTGGGCGGCGGCATCGCGGGGCTGGGGGCGGCGCAGAGGCTCTGCCACCACCCGGCCTTCTCACACCTTCGGGTTCTGGAGGCCACGGCCCGCGCCGGTGGCCGCATCCGCTCGGAGCACAGCTTCG GTGGCGTGGTGGAGGTGGGCGCCCACTGGATCCATGGGCCCTCCGAGGGCAACCCCGTCTTCCGGCTGGCTGCCAAATACGGGCTGCTCGGGGAGAAGGCCCTGTCCGAGGAGAACCAGCTGATCGAGACTGGGGGTCACGTGGGCCTGCCGTCTGTGTCTTATGCCAGCTCTGGGGTGAGTGTGAGCCTTGAGCTGGTGGCAGAGATGGCCAGGCTGTTCCACGGTCTCATCGACCAGACCAGGGAGTTCCTGCAGGCGGCTGAGACCACCCCACCCAGTGTTGGGGAGTACCTCAAGGAGAAGATCCGCCAGCACATGGCCAGCTGGACAGAGGATGAGGAGACCAAGAAGCTCAAACTGGCCATCCTGAAGAACTTGTTCAATGTGGAGTGCTGTGTGAGCGGCACCCACAGCATGGACCTGGTGGCCCTCGCGCCTTTCGGGGAGTACACTGTGCTGCCCGGGCTGGACTGCACCTTTCCTGA GGGCTACCAAGGACTCACAGACTGCATCATGGCCTCCTTGCCCAAGGACGTGATGGTTTTTGACAAACCCGTAAAGACCATTCACTGGAATGGGTCCTTCCAGGAAGCTTCTGCTCCTGGGGAGACATTTCCTGTGCTGGTGGAATGTGAGGATGGAGACTGCTTCCCAGCCCATCACGTGGTCGTCACCGTGCCCTTAG gttttttaaagaaacatctgGACACCTTTTTTGAGCCGCCACTGCCCACTGAGAAGGTGGAAGCGATCAGGAAAATAGGCTTTGGGACCAACAACAAAATCTTCCTGGAGTTTAAGGAGCCCTTCTGGGAGCCGGACTGCCAGCACATCCAGGTGGTGTGGGAGGACACGTCGCCCCTGGAGGATGCCGCCCCCGCACTGCACGACGCCTGGTTCAAGAAGCTTATTGGCTTTTGGGTCCTGCCTCCCTTCCA CAGGGCCAGCCACGTGCTCTGTGGCTTCATCGCGGGGCTCGAGTCCGAGTTCATGGAGACACTGTCGGACGAGGATGTGCTCAGGTCTCTGACGAAGGTGCTCCGCAGGGTGACAG GGAACCCCCGGCTCCCCGCGCCCAGGAGTGTGCTGCGGTCCTGCTGGCATAGCGCCCCGTACACCCGGGGCTCCTACAGCTATGTGGCTGTGGGCAGCTCTGGGGACGACATGGACCGGCTGGCCCAGCCCCTCCCTTCAGACGGCAAGGGGGCACAG actctttcccattatggttctGCTGCTGTttacaaaggggcttccctggtggctcagtggtaa
- the PAOX gene encoding peroxisomal N(1)-acetyl-spermine/spermidine oxidase isoform X7: MPTRGAGRAGTPCPTSPRPSPFHLWPRPSPFHLWPRPSPLSPPARPLAPFFLRPRPSPLSSSGPAPRPSSSGSATPLAPPRIPAPALVSSRLHEPPSGGDSPEPPGTAAMQSGGRQAEAPGRGPRVLVVGGGIAGLGAAQRLCHHPAFSHLRVLEATARAGGRIRSEHSFGGVVEVGAHWIHGPSEGNPVFRLAAKYGLLGEKALSEENQLIETGGHVGLPSVSYASSGVSVSLELVAEMARLFHGLIDQTREFLQAAETTPPSVGEYLKEKIRQHMASWTEDEETKKLKLAILKNLFNVECCVSGTHSMDLVALAPFGEYTVLPGLDCTFPEGYQGLTDCIMASLPKDVMVFDKPVKTIHWNGSFQEASAPGETFPVLVECEDGDCFPAHHVVVTVPLGFLKKHLDTFFEPPLPTEKVEAIRKIGFGTNNKIFLEFKEPFWEPDCQHIQVVWEDTSPLEDAAPALHDAWFKKLIGFWVLPPFQASHVLCGFIAGLESEFMETLSDEDVLRSLTKVLRRVTAPGAVCRRSHTPGVLLHHARGSAVWLEGG; the protein is encoded by the exons ATGCCCACGCGGGGGGCGGGCCGGGCTGGAACTCCTTGCCCCACCTCGCCCCGCCCCTCGCCCTTTCACCTCTGGCCCCGCCCCTCGCCCTTTCACCTCTGGCCCCGCCCCTCGCCCCTTTCACCTCCCGCCCGGCCCCTCGCCCCCTTCTTCCTccggccccgcccctcgcccCTTTCCTCCTCTGGCCCCGCCCCTCGCCCGTCCTCCTCCGGCTCTGCCACGCCCCTTGCCCCTCCCCGAATCCCCGCCCCTGCTCTGGTCTCTTCCCGGCTCCACGAACCTCCTAGCGGCGGGGACTCTCCGGAACCGCCCGGGACGGCGGCGATGCAGTCGGGTGGTCGTCAGGCGGAGGCCCCGGGCCGCGGCCCGCGGGTGCTGGTGGTGGGCGGCGGCATCGCGGGGCTGGGGGCGGCGCAGAGGCTCTGCCACCACCCGGCCTTCTCACACCTTCGGGTTCTGGAGGCCACGGCCCGCGCCGGTGGCCGCATCCGCTCGGAGCACAGCTTCG GTGGCGTGGTGGAGGTGGGCGCCCACTGGATCCATGGGCCCTCCGAGGGCAACCCCGTCTTCCGGCTGGCTGCCAAATACGGGCTGCTCGGGGAGAAGGCCCTGTCCGAGGAGAACCAGCTGATCGAGACTGGGGGTCACGTGGGCCTGCCGTCTGTGTCTTATGCCAGCTCTGGGGTGAGTGTGAGCCTTGAGCTGGTGGCAGAGATGGCCAGGCTGTTCCACGGTCTCATCGACCAGACCAGGGAGTTCCTGCAGGCGGCTGAGACCACCCCACCCAGTGTTGGGGAGTACCTCAAGGAGAAGATCCGCCAGCACATGGCCAGCTGGACAGAGGATGAGGAGACCAAGAAGCTCAAACTGGCCATCCTGAAGAACTTGTTCAATGTGGAGTGCTGTGTGAGCGGCACCCACAGCATGGACCTGGTGGCCCTCGCGCCTTTCGGGGAGTACACTGTGCTGCCCGGGCTGGACTGCACCTTTCCTGA GGGCTACCAAGGACTCACAGACTGCATCATGGCCTCCTTGCCCAAGGACGTGATGGTTTTTGACAAACCCGTAAAGACCATTCACTGGAATGGGTCCTTCCAGGAAGCTTCTGCTCCTGGGGAGACATTTCCTGTGCTGGTGGAATGTGAGGATGGAGACTGCTTCCCAGCCCATCACGTGGTCGTCACCGTGCCCTTAG gttttttaaagaaacatctgGACACCTTTTTTGAGCCGCCACTGCCCACTGAGAAGGTGGAAGCGATCAGGAAAATAGGCTTTGGGACCAACAACAAAATCTTCCTGGAGTTTAAGGAGCCCTTCTGGGAGCCGGACTGCCAGCACATCCAGGTGGTGTGGGAGGACACGTCGCCCCTGGAGGATGCCGCCCCCGCACTGCACGACGCCTGGTTCAAGAAGCTTATTGGCTTTTGGGTCCTGCCTCCCTTCCA GGCCAGCCACGTGCTCTGTGGCTTCATCGCGGGGCTCGAGTCCGAGTTCATGGAGACACTGTCGGACGAGGATGTGCTCAGGTCTCTGACGAAGGTGCTCCGCAGGGTGACAG
- the PAOX gene encoding peroxisomal N(1)-acetyl-spermine/spermidine oxidase isoform X4 has product MPTRGAGRAGTPCPTSPRPSPFHLWPRPSPFHLWPRPSPLSPPARPLAPFFLRPRPSPLSSSGPAPRPSSSGSATPLAPPRIPAPALVSSRLHEPPSGGDSPEPPGTAAMQSGGRQAEAPGRGPRVLVVGGGIAGLGAAQRLCHHPAFSHLRVLEATARAGGRIRSEHSFGGVVEVGAHWIHGPSEGNPVFRLAAKYGLLGEKALSEENQLIETGGHVGLPSVSYASSGVSVSLELVAEMARLFHGLIDQTREFLQAAETTPPSVGEYLKEKIRQHMASWTEDEETKKLKLAILKNLFNVECCVSGTHSMDLVALAPFGEYTVLPGLDCTFPEGYQGLTDCIMASLPKDVMVFDKPVKTIHWNGSFQEASAPGETFPVLVECEDGDCFPAHHVVVTVPLGFLKKHLDTFFEPPLPTEKVEAIRKIGFGTNNKIFLEFKEPFWEPDCQHIQVVWEDTSPLEDAAPALHDAWFKKLIGFWVLPPFQASHVLCGFIAGLESEFMETLSDEDVLRSLTKVLRRVTGNPRLPAPRSVLRSCWHSAPYTRGSYSYVAVGSSGDDMDRLAQPLPSDGKGAQLQVLFAGEATHRAFYSTTHGALLSGWREADRLVKLWDPQAQWPEPRL; this is encoded by the exons ATGCCCACGCGGGGGGCGGGCCGGGCTGGAACTCCTTGCCCCACCTCGCCCCGCCCCTCGCCCTTTCACCTCTGGCCCCGCCCCTCGCCCTTTCACCTCTGGCCCCGCCCCTCGCCCCTTTCACCTCCCGCCCGGCCCCTCGCCCCCTTCTTCCTccggccccgcccctcgcccCTTTCCTCCTCTGGCCCCGCCCCTCGCCCGTCCTCCTCCGGCTCTGCCACGCCCCTTGCCCCTCCCCGAATCCCCGCCCCTGCTCTGGTCTCTTCCCGGCTCCACGAACCTCCTAGCGGCGGGGACTCTCCGGAACCGCCCGGGACGGCGGCGATGCAGTCGGGTGGTCGTCAGGCGGAGGCCCCGGGCCGCGGCCCGCGGGTGCTGGTGGTGGGCGGCGGCATCGCGGGGCTGGGGGCGGCGCAGAGGCTCTGCCACCACCCGGCCTTCTCACACCTTCGGGTTCTGGAGGCCACGGCCCGCGCCGGTGGCCGCATCCGCTCGGAGCACAGCTTCG GTGGCGTGGTGGAGGTGGGCGCCCACTGGATCCATGGGCCCTCCGAGGGCAACCCCGTCTTCCGGCTGGCTGCCAAATACGGGCTGCTCGGGGAGAAGGCCCTGTCCGAGGAGAACCAGCTGATCGAGACTGGGGGTCACGTGGGCCTGCCGTCTGTGTCTTATGCCAGCTCTGGGGTGAGTGTGAGCCTTGAGCTGGTGGCAGAGATGGCCAGGCTGTTCCACGGTCTCATCGACCAGACCAGGGAGTTCCTGCAGGCGGCTGAGACCACCCCACCCAGTGTTGGGGAGTACCTCAAGGAGAAGATCCGCCAGCACATGGCCAGCTGGACAGAGGATGAGGAGACCAAGAAGCTCAAACTGGCCATCCTGAAGAACTTGTTCAATGTGGAGTGCTGTGTGAGCGGCACCCACAGCATGGACCTGGTGGCCCTCGCGCCTTTCGGGGAGTACACTGTGCTGCCCGGGCTGGACTGCACCTTTCCTGA GGGCTACCAAGGACTCACAGACTGCATCATGGCCTCCTTGCCCAAGGACGTGATGGTTTTTGACAAACCCGTAAAGACCATTCACTGGAATGGGTCCTTCCAGGAAGCTTCTGCTCCTGGGGAGACATTTCCTGTGCTGGTGGAATGTGAGGATGGAGACTGCTTCCCAGCCCATCACGTGGTCGTCACCGTGCCCTTAG gttttttaaagaaacatctgGACACCTTTTTTGAGCCGCCACTGCCCACTGAGAAGGTGGAAGCGATCAGGAAAATAGGCTTTGGGACCAACAACAAAATCTTCCTGGAGTTTAAGGAGCCCTTCTGGGAGCCGGACTGCCAGCACATCCAGGTGGTGTGGGAGGACACGTCGCCCCTGGAGGATGCCGCCCCCGCACTGCACGACGCCTGGTTCAAGAAGCTTATTGGCTTTTGGGTCCTGCCTCCCTTCCA GGCCAGCCACGTGCTCTGTGGCTTCATCGCGGGGCTCGAGTCCGAGTTCATGGAGACACTGTCGGACGAGGATGTGCTCAGGTCTCTGACGAAGGTGCTCCGCAGGGTGACAG GGAACCCCCGGCTCCCCGCGCCCAGGAGTGTGCTGCGGTCCTGCTGGCATAGCGCCCCGTACACCCGGGGCTCCTACAGCTATGTGGCTGTGGGCAGCTCTGGGGACGACATGGACCGGCTGGCCCAGCCCCTCCCTTCAGACGGCAAGGGGGCACAG